A genomic window from Fusarium falciforme chromosome 2, complete sequence includes:
- a CDS encoding Cupin type-1 domain-containing protein, giving the protein MQFSAAIASAVLAFTSLASAAPHNSRRGSDGLSLTAQLTLADTAVDRFALIPDDKDFVFDFNQEQQNPGKGGQLIAANRKTFPALVGTGAGMALGRVDACGMNTLHVHPRSAELQIVTSGRLITEMVPENGVLDKDGKRRVIRTELSANMMTPFYQGSIHTQFNPDCEPATFVAAFAAEDFGTGQIADETFALSDDVIAATFGQTIAGEDIDRVRDAIPASIALGVEDCLKKCGIKKRSI; this is encoded by the exons ATGCAGTTCTCCGCCGCCATCGCTTCCGCCGTCCTGGCCTTCACTTCCCTCGCCTCGGCTGCTCCTCACAACTCTCGACGGGGCTCCGATGGTCTCAGCCTGACTGCTCAGCTCACCCTCGCCGATAC TGCCGTTGATCGCTTCGCCCTCATCCCTGATGACAAGGACTTTGTCTTTGACTTCAACCAGGAGCAACAGAACCCTGGCAAGGGTGGCCAGCTCATTGCTGCCAACCGCAAGACCTTCCCTGCTCTTGTTGGCACCGGCGCCGGCATGGCTCTTGGCCGTGTTGATG CCTGTGGCATGAACACCCTCCACGTCCACCCCCGCTCCGCCGAGCTCCAGATCGTCACCTCTGGCCGCCTCATCACCGAGATGGTGCCCGAGAACGGTgtcctcgacaaggacggcaagcgACGCGTGATCCGCACCGAGCTCTCTGCCAACATGATGACCCCCTTCTACCAGGGCTCCATCCACACCCAGTTCAACCCCGACTGCGAGCCCGCCACCTTTGTCGCCGCCTTTGCCGCCGAGGACTTTGGCACCGGCCAGATCGCCGACGAGACCTTTGCCCTCAGCGACGATGTCATTGCTGCCACCTTTGGCCAGACCATCGCTGGCGAGGACATTGACCGTGTCCGTGATGCCATCCCCGCTAGCATCGCCCTTGGCGTTGAGGACTGCCTCAAGAAGTGCGGCATCAAGAAGCGCAGCATCTAA
- a CDS encoding Tr-type G domain-containing protein, with amino-acid sequence MIVLSLLRRGPAVRGSGRCIARQWRSRELVGLSRRAMHQAHHDAQLQNTRNIGIIAHVDAGKTTTTERMLYYSGVTQRVGDVDAGNTVTDFLELERERGITIQSAAITFNWPLQQTLPPGVHSKTINLIDTPGHQDFRFEVDRCLPILDGAVCIIDSVKGVEAHTERVWASAHEFKVPRLVYCNKLDREGASFKKAVLEIGARLKGWPLVCQIPWWEKEDFVGVIDIIDRVGYRWKSEREKTRYDFPALQEKLSSSNKDLLPEIESARQALIEGLADFDEAIMDEFLAENQNIDGAVIKKAIRRAIRSGDGTVIPVFAGSSFRHIGVEPLMDAITDYLPSPDERPSAEVRVGSVKQRLADVIENSSKSAKSTVASIASVFKVFNHPKEGVISFIRVYHGTMTKNASSFNTNMLINERPMGILQISASKTQDIHELSVGQIGALRGLKKARTGDTLITTTGGKPVAEAFRHVQIRPPEIPPPVAFLQVEPYGNVAAQQLQIALENTTREDPSLRWSRDPKTEQFTIQGMGKLHLDVSLYNMKQKYKIDADFGPIEVDYKECVTMATRPQHTVFDRPVASKPGKASCTAVLEPLEDHHRESLLESSVERDGNIYHIAIPLTGDTNSLNFDPEEARQQLLNGAIAGLARGPRRAAPIHGCHVTITLDTNPGACETPTGGHFSTVARTAVQAALRDAFEKEQIGILEPIMLAHITCPEVVAGTVQHDVTAGAGGHVLEVNDRSAETTGEDHIDVSKIYTPPDPYDSVTSLRGKKSTTRMVEIVAKVPYKEMLDYDNHLRSKTAGRHSMTMSFDSFAKVVGHREKGL; translated from the exons ATGATTGTTCTTTCCCTCTTACGTCGCGGCCCGGCCGTCAGAGGCTCGGGCCGCTGCATTGCGCGCCAATGGCGAAGCAGGGAGCTCGTGGGCTTGTCTCGCCGGGCTATGCACCAGGCACACCATGATGCTCAGCTCCAGAATACCCGGAATATCGGCATTATTGCCCATGTTGACGCT GGCAAAACTACTACTACCGAGCGGATGCTTTATTATAGTGGCGTCACGCAACGTGTTGGAG ATGTCGATGCTGGAAATACCGTAACCGACTTTCTCGAATTGGAGCGAGAACGAGGCATCACCATTCAGTCAGCCGCCATCACCTTCAACTGGCCTCTCCAGCAGACACTTCCCCCAGGCGTCCACTCCAAGACTATCAACCTTATTGACACGCCTGGCCATCAAGACTTCCGCTTCGAAGTCGATCGTTGTCTTCCCATCCTTGATGGCGCCGTCTGCATCATCGACTCAGTCAAGGGCGTCGAGGCTCACACTGAGAGAGTGTGGGCTTCTGCTCACGAGTTCAAGGTGCCTCGTCTGGTCTATTGCAATAAGCTCGACCGTGAAGGCGCATCTTTCAAGAAGGCCGTCCTCGAGATCGGAGCCCGGCTCAAGGGATGGCCTCTCGTCTGCCAGATCCCGTggtgggagaaggaggacttTGTCGGTGTCATTGACATTATCGACCGAGTGGGATACCGCTGGAAGTCGGAACGTGAAAAGACGCGATACGACTTTCCGGCGCTCCAGGAGAAGCTCTCTAGCTCAAACAAAGACCTTCTTCCCGAGATTGAGTCAGCGAGGCAGGCATTGATCGAGGGTCTCGCGGATTtcgacgaggccatcatggatGAGTTTCTCGCTGAGAACCAAAACATTGATGGTGCTGTGATCAAGAAAGCCATCCGGCGCGCTATTCGGAGTGGCGATGGCACCGTCATTCCCGTGTTTGCCGGCTCTAGCTTTCGTCATATCGGTGTTGAGCCCCTGATGGATGCCATCACCGACTATCTACCAAGCCCAGACGAACGTCCATCAGCAGAAGTACGGGTTGGTTCAGTGAAGCAGCGCTTGGCTGATGTTATCGAAAACAGTTCCAAGTCTGCCAAGTCAACTGTTGCGTCCATCGCGTCAGTCTTTAAAGTCTTCAATCACCCCAAGGAGGGCGTCATTAGTTTCATTCGAGTCTACCATGGCACAATGACCAAGAACGCCTCAAGCTTCAACACCAATATGCTTATCAACGAGAGACCCATGGGCATCCTTCAGATATCAGCATCCAAGACGCAGGATATTCATGAGCTTTCGGTGGGACAGATTGGAGCCCTCAGGGGACTCAAGAAGGCCCGTACAGGCGACACACTCATCACAACGACCGGTGGCAAGCCTGTTGCTGAAGCATTCCGCCACGTTCAGATCCGACCACCCGAGATTCCACCCCCAGTCGCCTTTCTGCAAGTTGAGCCCTATGGCAATGTTGCTGCTCAACAGCTTCAGATCGCCCTGGAAAACACGACGCGAGAGGATCCTAGTCTTCGATGGAGCCGCGACCCCAAGACGGAGCAGTTCACAATCCAGGGCATGGGCAAGCTTCACCTAGACGTTTCACTCTACAACATGAAGCAAAAGTACAAGATCGATGCCGATTTTGGCCCCATCGAGGTCGATTACAAGGAGTGTGTCACAATGGCTACACGGCCTCAGCACACAGTATTTGACCGCCCTGTTGCGAGCAAGCCTGGAAAAGCGTCCTGCACAGCCGTCCTTGAACCCCTTGAGGACCATCATCGCGAGAGCTTGCTGGAATCGAGCGTTGAGCGAGACGGTAACATATACCACATCGCTATCCCTCTAACAGGCGACACCAACTCGCTCAATTTTGATCCCGAAGAGGCCCGACAACAGCTTCTCAATGGAGCCATTGCCGGTCTGGCAAGAGGGCCGCGCCGTGCAGCACCCATCCACGGATGCCACGTCACAATCACTCTTGACACGAATCCCGGCGCCTGTGAGACTCCCACGGGAGGACACTTTAGCACTGTCGCGCGTACTGCAGTGCAAGCGGCCCTCCGTGACGCCTTTGAAAAGGAGCAAATCGGCATCCTCGAGCCCATCATGCTCGCCCACATCACCTGCCCTGAGGTAGTCGCCGGCACGGTGCAGCACGATGTGACGGCGGGTGCGGGTGGACACGTCCTCGAGGTCAACGACCGGTCAGCCGAGACGACAGGTGAGGACCACATCGATGTGTCCAAGATCTACACGCCTCCCGATCCCTATGACTCTGTCACGTCTTTGCGCGGCAAGAAGTCGACGACACGCATGGTGGAGATTGTGGCCAAGGTGCCGTACAAGGAGATGCTCGATTACGATAATCACCTGCGGAGTAAGACGGCGGGACGACATTCCATGACCATGTCGTTTGACTCGTTTGCAAAGGTTGTCGGCCACCGAGAGAAGGGCTTGTGA
- a CDS encoding Utp21 domain-containing protein, with amino-acid sequence MPHQDIDRPLVKRQKTTAPANASKSPSNSSRIFAPFRTVGLVSPTSVPFTSIPLGKTTFQISTSVGRSIQTYDLRRGLNLVFVTRPQTPADITATLAWGKNIFAAWGGSKKGEPQGIWVFQRGKKVDELALPSDLDEPIQQILIMGTWTIAVASTRIEVFKTASLEHYTTIYTTPANQRGNEITGGIVTMPTFLNKIFVGRKDGWVEIWNISTGKLIYTILPPSPDSGSVTCLEPSPALSLLAIAYSEGTLIITNVLTDKRVIRIEAGSSEAPVNSISFRTDGMGAGNDGRKDGVMATATAATGDVTFWDLNGGGRVMGVLRSAHNPPSYEGPTVRGGISKIEFLPGQPVVLTSGRDNSLKSWIFDETPFSPVPRILHSRSGHAGPVNCLQFLPSDFDGADAGNKWLISGGQDRSLWGWSLRRDGQSSELSQGNIRKKAKKVGILSTNALAHGPTTTLEDLKAPEITCIASSLNRDGGIGAMPGKQAIWQKSQNKKKAQDAELSGMTGWESVVTAHKNDPYARTWFWGRKRAGRWAFATGDGSNVSTVAISPCGTFALVGSESGGIDMFNLQSGTHRQRFPSRLTPAQARQLKMQQLRQADDVVQLHTETGRQFAAGTGKHTKPITGLIVDDMNKTVISCSLDGKIKFWDFLTGNLLHQIDWAPMTFPTGCRYHPSSNLLAFSCDDLSIRVVDIDTKRTIREFWGPQDAITDFCFSSDGRWIIASSKDCIIRVWDLPTSHLIDAIRLEKPCRALAMSVTGEYLAATIQDELGVTLWTNKALFKHVPTRQISEKEIGQVSLPTVSGENNEGMLEGAFEEDQDEEDDTVVAPTIEQLSSELTTLSLVPKSRWQTLLHLDLIKERNRPKEAPKAPEKAPFFLPSTTGKENILAPKQQTEAEDDGKSRITKVEKARFEEVLSSKLQAGAVTGTYDEFIEHLKSLSPSSADLELRSLSIGDGSEGSNELLHFIRALTARLKARRDYELTQAWMTVFLRLHFDVVMESEDLLAALSEWKEYQENECSRLDGLVGYCSGVVTFLRNPRT; translated from the exons ATGCCTCATCAAGATATTGACCGTCCGCTGGTCAAGCGCCAGAAGACGACGGCGCCCGCCAATGCCTCGAAATCTCCATCCAACTCTTCGAGGATCTTTGCGCCTTTCCGA ACTGTCGGCTTAGTGTCGCCTACGAGTGTTCCTTTCACATCGATCCCCCTCGGGAAGACTACCTTCCAGATCTCTACCTCGGTTGGTCGATCCATCCAGACCTACGATCTTCGCCGcggcctcaacctcgtctTTGTTACCCGGCCTCAAACCCCCGCTGATATTACTGCGACACTTGCCTGGGGCAAAAACATTTTCGCAGCATGGGGTGGATCAAAGAAGGGCGAGCCCCAAGGCATTTGGGTGTTCCAGAGGGGCAAGAAGGTTGACGAACTTGCGCTGCCCTCCGACTTGGACGAACCGATCCAACAGATTTTGATTATGGGAACATGGACTATCGCTGTTGCTTCAACGAGAATCGAGGTGTTCAAGACGGCATCTCTCGAGCACTACACCACCATCTACACAACACCTGCGAACCAACGCGGCAATGAAATTACCGGCGGCATCGTCACCATGCCCACCTTCTTGAACAAGATTTTCGTGGGTCGCAAGGATGGCTGGGTCGAAATTTGGAATATCAGCACGGGAAAGCTCATCTACACCATTCTGCCTCCGTCTCCCGACAGCGGTTCTGTTACATGCCTGGAGCCCAGCCCGGCTCTGTCACTGCTCGCCATCGCCTATTCTGAGGGAACTCTGATCATCACCAATGTTCTCACCGACAAGCGTGTCATCCGCATTGAAGCTGGTAGCTCAGAAGCGCCGGTAAACTCGATTTCCTTCCGAACCGATGGTATGGGTGCTGGTAACGATGGGCGCAAGGACGGAGTTATGGCGACGGCAACTGCTGCGACTGGAGATGTGACATTCTGGGATCTCAACGGAGGTGGTCGCGTGATGGGCGTTTTGCGCAGTGCCCATAACCCGCCTTCTTATGAGGGCCCGACTGTCCGTGGCGGCATCAGCAAGATCGAGTTCCTCCCTGGCCAGCCAGTGGTGTTGACGAGTGGCCGAGACAACTCCCTCAAGTCTTGGATCTTTGACGAAACACCCTTCTCCCCTGTGCCCCGGATTCTTCACTCCCGTAGTGGACATGCTGGCCCGGTCAACTGTCTCCAGTTCCTGCCATCTGATTTTGATGGTGCTGATGCCGGCAACAAGTGGCTGATCAGTGGTGGCCAGGATCGAAGTCTTTGGGGATGGAGTTTGCGTCGGGATGGTCAGAGTTCAGAGTTGAGCCAGGGCAACATCCGCAAGAAAGCCAAGAAGGTGGGCATCTTGTCAACCAACGCCCTTGCCCATGGACCCACGACGACGTTGGAGGATCTCAAGGCACCAGAGATTACTTGCATTGCGTCGTCCTTAAACCGAGACGGCGGTATTGGCGCCATGCCTGGAAAGCAGGCCATCTGGCAAAAGTCtcagaacaagaagaaggcccaggATGCGGAGCTTAGTGGTATGACGGGCTGGGAGAGCGTGGTGACAGCTCACAAGAACGACCCCTATGCTCGAACCTGGTTCTGGGGACGAAAGAGGGCAGGCAGGTGGGCTTTCGCTACAGGGGATGGCTCTAACGTCTCGACCGTTGCCATCAGCCCTTGCGGCACCTTTGCTCTCGTTGGTTCCGAGTCTGGCGGCATCGATATGTTCAACCTTCAGTCGGGAACGCACCGCCAGAGGTTCCCCTCAAGATTAACCCCAGCCCAGGCAAGGCAGCTCAAGATGCAGCAACTACGACAAGCCGACGATGTCGTTCAACTGCACACTGAAACCGGCCGTCAGTTCGCAGCGGGCACTGGAAAGCACACCAAGCCTATCACAGGCCTGATTGTTGATGACATGAACAAGACGGTGATTTCTTGCTCTCTGGACGGCAAGATCAAGTTTTGGGACTTCTTGACAGGCAACCTGCTGCACCAGATCGACTGGGCGCCGATGACTTTCCCTACGGGATGCAGATATCATCCCTCGAGCAACCTGCTTGCTTTCTCCTGCGACGACCTGTCAATCCGAGTAGTGGACATAGACACCAAGAGGACCATTCGAGAGTTCTGGGGACCTCAAGACGCCATCACCGACTTCTGTTTCTCAAGCGATGGGCGATGGATTATCGCATCCTCGAAGGATTGCATCATCCGGGTATGGGATCTCCCTACAAGCCACCTGATCGACGCGATCCGGCTCGAGAAGCCCTGCAGGGCACTTGCCATGTCAGTTACTGGCGAGTATCTGGCTGCCACGATTCAGGATGAGCTCGGCGTTACGCTCTGGACCAACAAGGCGCTGTTTAAGCACGTTCCCACACGGCAGATCTCTGAAAAGGAGATTGGCCAGGTTTCTCTACCTACGGTCTCTGGCGAGAACAACGAGGGTATGCTGGAGGGCGCATTCGAGGAGGaccaggacgaggaagacgacacCGTTGTGGCACCTACAATCGAGCAGCTCAGCTCCGAGCTGACAACTCTGAGCTTGGTGCCCAAGAGCCGCTGGCAGACGTTACTGCACTTggatctcatcaaggagcgCAACAGGCCCAAGGAGGCCCCCAAGGCTCCTGAGAAGGCTCccttctttttgccctcGACGACAGGCAAAGAAAACATCCTAGCGCCAAAGCAGCAGACAGAGGCGGAGGACGATGGCAAGTCACGAATCACAAAGGTTGAGAAGGCTCGGTTCGAAGAGGTGCTAAGCTCCAAGCTTCAGGCTGGGGCAGTGACCGGCACTT ACGATGAGTTCATTGAACACCTCAAGTCTCTCTCCCCCTCGAGCGCAGATCTCGAGCTGCGCTCGCTCTCCATCGGTGACGGCAGTGAGGGCTCGAACGAGCTGTTGCATTTCATCCGTGCTCTGACGGCTCGTCTCAAGGCCCGCCGTGACTATGAGCTGACTCAAGCGTGGATGACAGTGTTCCTGCGGCTGCACTTTGACGTGGTCATGGAGAGCGAGGACCTGCTGGCGGCACTGAGTGAGTGGAAGGAGTATCAAGAGAACGAGTGCAGCCGATTGGACGGTCTGGTTGGTTACTGCAGTGGTGTGGTTACCTTCTTGAGAAATCCCCGGACATAA
- a CDS encoding Sulfatase domain-containing protein has protein sequence MPSSVSFLFAIFFVSVLVAKLLHLYIHLHSIAAIDFIVYLPTFFLQDVFVIFLGRLLLRRERTIVSFVGYCFGCFLTQVSPSLISIGAASSELGFYYRTGGEVEWSDAGDYANDEGLKVLLSESHSVLVSAVIIIILAWFTQGILYKLVGNLVAGLGKRIASVSRFLRGKLRPQKHVQSDPENVEPLMERDLSGDSASPSDYGRRSSGSGRSGQEKSPEERASMRRRWCAIPSWIVTSSVLVFVGITAIVRPERPYNHMSTSLPFRILGSFKPSLGFCASKNDWPLKELIQESKWEDPQGNFKGWAPGRDSKLVKQYRDNTPKWLPDPIPHGFDKWNKTKSQDNAASPDDSCPGTLADRGFYNPVADPMRITNLKESILGSVQEALTQNSVKIRHVALILMESMREELFPIQQGTDIHRFIMESHEESLRDDVNDRVSRLTPNFEKITGKFGNFSASNGTTYDPPAKPVWNDQTRPEYGGINVVGGLTSSSVSTKSLMAAHCGAWPMAVNMFEEAELESYQPCIPQVLNMFNTFKQNKTKAARGWLSLGSKKSEQFHDYPWHSAFFQAVTDTYDRQDMFDNKMGFKHIFTKPKLDKEAKSNPDMEEINYFGYPETDLKAHIKEYITEGLATNKRLFMSHFTSTTHHPWGVPKWFDTEKYMGKEGKRHKDFDKYLNTVRFTDMWIGELMQMFDDLGIADETLVVFVGDHGQAFKEDFSKTGTYENRHISNFRVPISFRHPNIPRIQYEANVTSISILPTLLDLLVHTGSLNEDDTAIASDLVHDYEGQSLIRPYMKSQHGRRAWNFGLINPGGGMLTVTSADAPWRLAIPLKKDLEYTFTDLGQDPLELDPLDGWAIKPMIKAVKAKYGKEAADWVREADAVAHWWTIERNRLWGYNRSDD, from the exons ATGCCTTCTTCAGTATCCTTTCTTTTTGCAATCTTTTTTGTATCAGTCCTCGTTGCCAAACTGCTGCATCTGTACATTCACCTGCACTCCATTGCTGCCATCGACTTCATTGTCTACCTACCAACCTTTTTCCTGCAAGATGTCTTCGTAATCTTCCTTGGCCGTCTCCTGCTGCGGAGGGAACGGACAATCGTCTCTTTTGTCGGCTATTGCTTTGGATGTTTCTTGACGCAAGTATCCCCCTC CTTGATTTCCATCGGCGCTGCATCATCAGAGCTTGGGTTTTACTACAGGACGGGCGGCGAAGTTGAGTGGAGCGATGCAGGGGACTACGCCAACGACGAAGGCCTCAAAGTCTTGCTCAGCGAGAGCCACAGCGTTCTTGTTTCTGCAGTAATCATTATTATTCTTGCATGGTTCACGCAGGGCATTCTCTACAAGCTCGTCGGTAACCTTGTAGCTGGATTGGGGAAGCGCATCGCTTCAG TCTCCAGGTTTCTCAGAGGAAAACTTCGCCCGCAAAAACATGTTCAGAGCGATCCCGAGAATGTCGAACCGTTGATGGAGCGCGATCTTTCCGGAGATTCCGCCTCCCCGTCTGACTATGGTCGAAGGTCATCCGGCTCCGGTCGCAGTGGGCAAGAGAAGAGTCCGGAAGAGCGCGCTTCAATGCGACGGAGATGGTGCGCTATCCCTTCTTGGATCGTCACATCGTCTGTCTTGGTTTTTGTTGGTATCACGGCCATTGTCCGCCCCGAGAGGCCATACAACCATATGTCGACAAGTCTGCCCTTCCGAATTCTCGGTTCTTTCAAGCCGAGTCTCGGATTCTGCGCATCCAAGAATGACTGGCCCTTGAAGGAACTCATCCAGGAGTCCAAGTGGGAAGATCCTCAGGGCAACTTCAAGGGTTGGGCTCCTGGCAGGGATAGCAAGCTCGTCAAGCAGTACAGAGATAACACTCCAAAGTGGCTGCCCGATCCAATCCCCCACGGGTTTGATAAGTGGAATAAGACAAAATCGCAGGACAATGCCGCTTCCCCCGACGATTCGTGCCCCGGCACGCTAGCAGACCGAGGCTTCTATAACCCCGTTGCCGACCCAATGCGGATTACCAACCTTAAGGAGAGTATCCTGGGTTCGGTGCAAGAGGCCCTCACACAAAACTCTGTCAAGATTCGACACGTTGCCCTCATTTTGATGGAGAGCATGCGCGAAGAGCTCTTCCCTATCCAGCAAGGTACCGATATTCACAGGTTCATTATGGAATCCCACGAGGAGTCACTTCGAGATGATGTCAACGACCGAGTTTCCCGCTTGACACCAAACTTTGAGAAGATTACAGGCAAATTTGGCAACTTTAGTGCCAGCAACGGCACCACCTACGACCCTCCTGCGAAGCCAGTGTGGAATGACCAGACGAGGCCTGAGTATGGTGGTATCAACGTTGTCGGAGGCCTCACGAGCAGCAGTGTCTCGACAAAGAGTCTCATGGCAGCTCACTGTGGCGCTTGGCCCATGGCGGTAAACATGttcgaggaggccgagctcGAGAGCTATCAGCCTTGCATTCCTCAGGTCCTCAATATGTTTAACACATTCAAGCaaaacaagaccaaggcagCCAGAGGCTGGCTGTCACTGGGGTCAAAGAAGAGTGAACAGTTTCACGATTACCCATGGCActctgccttcttccagGCTGTTACGGACACATACGATAGGCAGGATATGTTCGACAACAAGATGGGATTCAAGCACATCTTTACGAAGCccaagctcgacaaggaggccaagagcaATCCCGACATGGAAGAGATTAACTATTTTGGTTATCCCGAGACGGATCTGAAAGCGCACATCAAGGAGTACATCACCGAGGGGCTCGCCACCAACAAGCGCCTCTTCATGTCGCATTTTACCAGCACAACTCACCATCCCTGGGGTGTCCCCAAGTGGTTCGACACCGAGAAGTATATGGGCAAGGAGGGCAAGCGCCACAAGGACTTTGACAAGTACCTCAACACTGTTAGGTTCACCGACATGTGGATAGGCGAGCTCATGCAGATGTTTGACGATCTCGGAATTGCCGACGAGACTCTTGTTGTCTTTGTCGGTGACCACGGACAAGCTTTTAAAGAAGATTTCTCCAAGACGGGTACCTACGAGAACCGCCACATCAGCAACTTCCGAGTCCCCATCTCATTCCGACACCCCAATATCCCTCGCATTCAGTACGAAGCGAACGTAACCTCGATCTCGATTCTACCGactctccttgatctccttgtcCACACGGGATCCCTTAATGAGGACGACACGGCGATTGCGTCCGATTTAGTCCATGATTACGAGGGTCAATCACTGATCCGACCATATATGAAGTCTCAACACGGCCGTCGTGCCTGGAACTTTGGGCTCATCAACCCTGGCGGTGGTATGCTCACGGTCACATCGGCAGACGCACCCTGGAGACTGGCGATCCCGTTGAAGAAGGATCTCGAATACACATTTACCGACCTGGGGCAGGATCCGCTAGAGTTGGATCCTCTGGACGGGTGGGCTATCAAGCCCATGATCAAGGCGGTTAAGGCCAAGTACGGCAAAGAAGCGGCCGACTGGGTTCGTGAAGCCGACGCAGTGGCTCACTGGTGGACTATAGAGAGAAACCGGCTTTGGGGATACAATCGATCTGACGACTGA